From the genome of Chanos chanos chromosome 5, fChaCha1.1, whole genome shotgun sequence, one region includes:
- the c8b gene encoding complement component C8 beta chain yields the protein MVFWSVAKPALAGAVFLLLMCVPSAVSNSGSQSPLPSKNCALSVWTSWTRCDPCQKKRYRYAKLLQPAEYGGEPCNHQGREEESCTPPSRYRCESTPLCQGFQCTITGRCVLQALRCNGDDDCGDGSDERNCDKVFRACPHTTEEYWGIENLGKGINILNSNLEGVVLDNRYYAGGCAPHFFQDIRYRKPYNVQHYTIETKGSYDFKGESFASYSDLMHNTMTATMSQTSVSFSIGIPGVLGLGFNYADSKYKKTAKGLRRYSGKEYSFVRTRLQLELAKYALKAMDLMLHPEFLSRLRALPLEYTYGEYRQIYVDYGTHYITEATLGGDLEHTIVLNSEKLKKSDYSLSDAKNCFEFGLKVSFSVAKVPISAGVSGGRCSGLLKEVGDTLSKESLVEDFFALVRGGDSETVTRLAAKGLPTPEIIQLWGDAVQYNPDIIRSKMAPLYTLVTSRDFVSANTLQRNLKRALNEYLAEASSCRCTPCLNNGLAVLKGYRCECVCPSGYSGLSCEKTQRPGIAIDGNWSCWSEWSACSGQSKRRTRECNNPAPTDGGATCQGPHEETTDCF from the exons ATGGTGTTTTGGTCTGTTGCGAAGCCTGCACTCGCCGGCGCAGTATTCTTACTTTTGATGTG TGTTCCATCGGCCGTCAGCAACAGTGGGTCCCAGTCTCCTCTGCCGTCGAAAAACTGTGCGCTATCGGTTTGGACATCCTGGACACGCTGTGACCCCTGCCAGAAGAAGAGG TATCGTTATGCTAAGCTCCTGCAACCGGCAGAGTATGGAGGAGAGCCCTGTAATCACCAGGGCAGAGAAGAGGAGTCCTGCACTCCTCCATCTCGCTATCGTTGTGAAAGCACTCCGCTCTGCCAGGGGTTCCAGTGCACTATCACAG GCCGCTGTGTGTTGCAGGCCCTCCGATGTAACGGTGATGATGACTGCGGTGATGGTTCTGACGAACGCAACTGTGACAAAGTTTTCAGAGCTTGTCCACACACAACTGAGGAATACTGGGGAATAGAAAACCTCGGCAAAGG gaTCAACATTCTTAACAGTAACCTTGAGGGCGTTGTACTGGACAACCGATACTATGCTGGCGGCTGTGCACCCCACTTCTTTCAGGACATACGCTACAGAAAGCCCTATAATGTACAGCACTACACTATAGAG ACTAAAGGCTCATATGACTTCAAGGGAGAGTCTTTTGCTTCGTACAGTGATTTGATGCACAACACTATGACTGCAACCATGTCCCAGACTAGTGTCTCCTTCAGCATTGGCATTCCTGGTGTCCTCGGTCTCGGCTTCAACTATGCCGATTCCAAGTACAAGAAGACAGCCAAGGGCCTTCGGCGTTATTCAGGGAAG GAATACAGCTTTGTCCGCACGCGCTTGCAGCTTGAGTTAGCCAAGTATGCCCTGAAGGCCATGGATCTGATGCTTCATCCGGAGTTCCTGTCCCGGCTGCGAGCCCTACCGCTGGAGTACACGTACGGGGAATACCGGCAGATCTATGTGGATTATGGcacacattacatcacagaGGCCACTCTCGGCGGTGATCTAGAGCATACCATCGTCCTCAATAGTGAGAAACTGAAGAAATCAG aCTACTCTCTCAGTGATGCTAAGAACTGCTTTGAGTTTGGGCTAAAGGTGAGTTTCAGTGTAGCCAAGGTGCCAATTTCAGCTGGAGTCTCTGGAGGACGCTGCTCTGGACTACTGAAGGAGGTTGGAG ATACCTTAAGCAAAGAATCACTAGTGGAAGACTTTTTTGCCCTGGTGAGAGGTGGCGACAGTGAGACCGTCACTCGTCTGGCTGCTAAAGGTCTTCCCACGCCCGAAATTATCCAGCTGTGGGGAGATGCAGTGCAGTACAACCCTGATATCATCCGCAGCAAA ATGGCACCACTGTACACCCTGGTGACCTCTCGGGACTTTGTCAGTGCCAACACCCTACAGAGGAACCTGAAGAGAGCCCTAAATGAGTACCTGGCAGAGGCAAGCTCCTGCCGATGTACCCCCTGTCTCAACAACGGTCTGGCTGTTCTCAAAG gatacagatgtgaatgtgtgtgtccatctggCTACAGTGGCCTGAGCtgtgaaaaaacacaaagaccag GAATAGCAATAGATGGGAACTGGAGCTGCTGGTCCGAGTGGTCAGCGTGCAGTGGGCAGAGCAAGCGACGAACACGGGAGTGTAATAATCCAGCACCGACGGATGGCGGAGCCACGTGCCAGGGACCTCATGAAGAAACAACAGATTGTTTTTGA